From the genome of Gemmatimonadaceae bacterium, one region includes:
- a CDS encoding sensor histidine kinase, with translation MRLSDFIVANRELILAEWEAFARTCAPASGSMDMVALRNHANEMLTVIAADLKTPQDSHQQSEKSKGNAPAVDSNEKTAAEKHGAERAERGFSTDQMVSEYRALRASVIRLWTKAQGEITPTDLDDLTRFNEAIDQSLAESISRYTQGLDQSKEMFLAILSHDLRTPLGAVMMSAEFMLETKELKEPHLTLTSQIASSSARMNQMVGALLDFTRSRLGGGIPIVRADMNMGKAVHDVVDEIAAAHPDRTIKIDARGALQGEWDGARISQVLTNLIGNALEHGSDQTIVTVDVQGDDKQITIAIHNRGPVIPTDQLNGIFNPMKRQETTGNAADGSSANLGLVPTSINKR, from the coding sequence ATGCGACTATCAGATTTCATCGTGGCGAACCGCGAGCTAATCCTGGCAGAGTGGGAAGCATTCGCGCGGACATGCGCGCCAGCCAGCGGCTCGATGGACATGGTGGCACTGCGCAATCATGCCAATGAGATGCTCACGGTGATCGCCGCGGATCTCAAAACCCCGCAGGACAGCCATCAGCAGTCTGAAAAATCGAAGGGGAATGCACCGGCCGTCGATAGCAATGAGAAGACGGCGGCCGAAAAACACGGGGCAGAACGGGCTGAAAGGGGTTTTTCCACCGATCAGATGGTTTCCGAATACCGCGCCCTGCGTGCGAGTGTGATCCGACTCTGGACGAAAGCGCAAGGAGAGATCACACCCACCGACCTCGACGATCTGACGCGATTCAACGAAGCCATCGACCAATCCCTAGCCGAATCAATTTCCCGGTACACGCAGGGCTTGGATCAATCGAAGGAAATGTTCCTCGCCATCCTGAGTCATGATCTTCGGACGCCCCTCGGGGCGGTCATGATGTCGGCGGAGTTCATGCTCGAGACGAAAGAGCTGAAAGAGCCCCACTTAACGCTCACGTCGCAAATCGCCAGCAGTTCCGCCCGCATGAACCAGATGGTCGGCGCTCTGCTGGACTTCACCCGGAGCCGTCTCGGGGGAGGCATCCCGATCGTTCGTGCCGACATGAACATGGGTAAGGCAGTGCACGATGTCGTCGACGAGATCGCCGCGGCGCATCCGGATCGAACGATCAAAATCGACGCGCGCGGTGCCTTGCAGGGCGAATGGGATGGCGCGCGAATAAGCCAGGTTTTGACCAATCTGATCGGCAATGCGCTGGAGCATGGCTCCGATCAGACAATCGTCACGGTCGACGTCCAAGGGGATGACAAGCAAATCACGATCGCGATACACAACCGCGGCCCTGTTATTCCCACAGACCAGCTGAATGGGATCTTTAACCCGATGAAACGCCAGGAGACGACGGGAAACGCAGCCGACGGATCGTCCGCTAACCTGGGTCTAGTACCTACTTCCATAAATAAGCGATAG
- a CDS encoding NAD(P)H-binding protein — MASNELHVVTGAFGYSGRYIAARLLDAGHRVRTLTNSPSRRNPFGGRVEAHPFHFDHPERLTRLLEGASVLYNTYWVRFNYADFRYSQAVENTRILFTAARAAAVPRVVHVSITNPSENSPFEYFRGKAVLERELRESGLSCAILRPAVLFGGEDILINNIAWALRHLPVFGVFGNGAYRLQPIHVTDFAELAVAQGAKRATQIIDAIGPETFTYRELVQEIAHAIGVRRPIISVAPRIGYLTAWLLGKALGDVVITWDEIEGLMQGLLATESPPVGRVKLSVWAREQAEGLGKRYASELRRRRDREVEYANAR, encoded by the coding sequence TTGGCCTCGAATGAATTGCACGTGGTAACGGGCGCCTTCGGCTATTCCGGGCGCTACATTGCTGCGCGATTGCTTGATGCCGGCCACCGCGTTCGCACGCTCACGAATTCTCCGAGCCGCCGCAATCCCTTTGGAGGTCGAGTTGAAGCCCACCCTTTCCACTTCGATCACCCTGAACGCCTCACGCGCTTGCTCGAAGGCGCTTCAGTCCTCTACAACACCTACTGGGTACGCTTCAACTATGCGGACTTCCGCTATTCGCAGGCGGTCGAGAATACCCGCATTTTGTTCACCGCGGCTCGTGCCGCGGCGGTCCCACGAGTCGTGCATGTCAGCATCACGAATCCTTCCGAGAACTCGCCCTTCGAATACTTCCGGGGAAAGGCCGTGCTCGAACGGGAACTTCGAGAGTCGGGACTCTCGTGCGCGATCCTCAGACCCGCGGTGCTGTTTGGAGGTGAGGATATCCTGATCAACAACATCGCCTGGGCTCTACGCCACCTCCCCGTATTCGGGGTGTTCGGTAATGGCGCATATCGCCTGCAACCGATCCACGTGACCGACTTTGCCGAACTCGCAGTTGCTCAGGGAGCCAAGCGCGCAACCCAAATCATCGACGCGATTGGCCCTGAGACCTTCACCTACCGCGAACTCGTGCAGGAAATCGCTCACGCAATCGGAGTCCGACGTCCCATCATATCTGTGGCTCCCCGCATCGGATATCTCACGGCTTGGCTTCTTGGTAAGGCTCTGGGTGATGTCGTAATCACCTGGGACGAGATCGAGGGTCTGATGCAAGGTCTTCTAGCGACCGAATCGCCCCCGGTCGGGCGAGTCAAGCTCTCAGTTTGGGCGCGCGAGCAAGCCGAGGGACTCGGCAAGCGGTACGCGAGTGAGCTCAGGAGGCGGAGAGATCGGGAAGTGGAGTACGCGAATGCGCGATAG
- a CDS encoding CsbD family protein yields MTDINKRGLENETKGKIKETEGKFRGDVGKATGDTSEHLKGRAEEAKGKIQKDFGKTERKV; encoded by the coding sequence ATGACGGACATCAACAAGCGCGGTCTCGAGAACGAGACGAAGGGCAAGATTAAGGAGACCGAGGGCAAGTTTCGCGGAGATGTCGGTAAGGCGACCGGCGACACTAGCGAACATCTGAAAGGTCGGGCCGAGGAAGCCAAGGGCAAGATCCAGAAGGATTTCGGAAAGACTGAGCGTAAGGTGTAA
- a CDS encoding CBS domain-containing protein — MTRDPACCSPDDSARDAARLMRDRDCGSVPIVDEESMRVIGIVTDRDLAVRAIAEEKDSDTKLRDLMTRVAKCCGPDDDLKDVERTMADAQVRRIPIVDALGRSVGIVSQADIALAAGRDNEVTEREIALVVEQISEPTRRGGGLDRFTETQSSPRHGDGISSST; from the coding sequence ATGACCAGAGACCCCGCCTGTTGCAGTCCCGACGATTCGGCGCGGGACGCCGCCCGGCTCATGCGCGACCGCGACTGCGGCTCCGTGCCGATCGTGGATGAGGAGTCCATGAGGGTCATCGGCATCGTGACTGACCGGGACCTCGCTGTGCGGGCAATCGCCGAGGAGAAGGATTCCGATACGAAGCTGCGCGATCTGATGACGCGAGTGGCGAAGTGCTGCGGTCCAGACGACGACCTCAAGGACGTCGAGCGGACGATGGCCGACGCGCAGGTTCGCCGCATCCCGATCGTAGATGCGCTCGGGCGCAGCGTCGGCATCGTGTCGCAGGCAGACATCGCGCTGGCGGCCGGGCGGGATAACGAGGTCACGGAGCGGGAGATAGCCTTGGTGGTCGAGCAGATCTCCGAGCCGACGCGCCGGGGAGGCGGCCTCGATCGCTTTACCGAAACGCAGAGTTCTCCGCGGCACGGCGACGGGATATCGTCCAGTACCTGA
- a CDS encoding HAD family hydrolase — protein sequence MLEGVIFDIDGTLLDSNDAHAQSWVDTFAEAGYSVPFEVVRPLIGMGADKLLPKTIGIRHDSEEGKKLTERLSEIFRKSYLPHLRPLRGSRALVLRVREDGLKAIVATSAKDEQLKGLLKAAEVEDLMEEKATASDAKRSKPDPDIVDAAIEKSDVSPRNLVMIGDTPYDIEAATWAGVRIIAFRSGSWDDDSLKGAAEIYDGPEDLLSHYDTSLLGRKGE from the coding sequence TTGCTCGAAGGCGTAATCTTCGACATCGACGGCACGCTCCTAGACAGCAACGACGCGCACGCACAGTCCTGGGTGGACACATTCGCGGAAGCTGGCTACAGCGTGCCGTTCGAAGTTGTAAGACCGCTGATCGGAATGGGTGCAGACAAGCTTCTTCCGAAAACCATCGGGATCAGGCACGACAGCGAAGAGGGTAAGAAGCTGACCGAGCGGCTGTCAGAGATTTTTCGGAAGAGCTACCTTCCGCATCTCCGACCGCTCCGGGGCTCGCGGGCGCTCGTTCTCCGTGTTCGCGAGGATGGTCTCAAGGCGATCGTGGCCACGTCGGCCAAGGACGAGCAGCTGAAAGGTTTGCTCAAGGCGGCGGAGGTCGAGGACCTCATGGAGGAGAAGGCGACAGCAAGCGACGCCAAGAGATCCAAACCCGACCCGGACATCGTAGACGCCGCGATCGAGAAGAGTGACGTCTCCCCCAGGAATCTTGTCATGATCGGCGACACGCCGTACGACATCGAAGCAGCGACCTGGGCAGGAGTGCGAATCATCGCTTTCCGCTCAGGCAGCTGGGACGATGATAGTCTCAAAGGCGCTGCGGAGATCTACGACGGACCAGAGGACCTGCTGAGCCACTACGATACATCGCTGCTGGGAAGAAAGGGCGAGTGA
- a CDS encoding DUF4142 domain-containing protein yields the protein MARDTSAMAASSANTSGNWSDANIVALLDEANMADSTAGAIAATKGTSAAVRDFGKRMMRDHHNLRAQGQALAKKLKVTPQAPADDNSVSDSQKNLDNPNSTAKGKDFDKAYIDHEVDYHKAVLDVATKAMSQAQNTELKNLIQKAAPAIKAHLDLAESIQKKK from the coding sequence ATGGCGCGGGACACCTCGGCGATGGCGGCCAGCTCCGCCAACACTTCGGGCAACTGGAGCGACGCGAATATCGTTGCCCTTCTCGATGAAGCCAATATGGCGGACAGCACCGCCGGCGCTATTGCAGCCACTAAAGGCACCAGCGCGGCGGTCCGGGACTTTGGCAAGCGCATGATGCGGGACCATCACAACCTGCGCGCGCAGGGCCAAGCGCTGGCCAAGAAGCTCAAAGTCACCCCGCAAGCGCCGGCGGATGACAATTCCGTCTCCGATTCGCAGAAGAACCTAGACAACCCGAACTCAACTGCGAAGGGCAAGGACTTCGACAAGGCCTATATCGATCACGAGGTTGACTACCATAAGGCAGTCCTCGACGTGGCGACAAAAGCGATGAGCCAGGCACAAAACACGGAGCTCAAAAATCTGATCCAGAAGGCGGCCCCGGCAATTAAGGCGCATCTGGACCTGGCCGAATCGATTCAGAAGAAAAAGTAA
- the typA gene encoding translational GTPase TypA gives MQKPQDIRNIAIIAHVDHGKTTLVDKMLRQAGAFRDNQIVIDRVMDSNPLERERGITILAKNTSIRWHGTKINIIDTPGHSDFGGEVERTLRMVNGVLLVVDAFDGPMPQTRFVLRKALALGRTPIVVINKIDRPGADPMRVHDEVLDLFIELEADEAQLDAPVVYASAREGVATMDLDQPPKDLTPLFQAIVDHVPPPPTDSAGPFQMLISTIDHSPYLGRLGIGRIERGRVKLGQSVALLPLDTGMKVEQAKVTKLFGYEGLERVELDEATAGEIVALAGLEGVEIGLTVADIENPERLEGISVEEPTISVDFLVNNSPFAGRAGKFVTSRQLRERLFRELERNVALRVEDTDSTDTWTVSGRGELHLTILMETMRREGYEFQVSRPRVITREGPHGERLEPYEELAIDVPEEFLGAVIEKLGPRRAEMIEMKNPGQGMVRLLYRIPARGLFGYRSEFMTDTRGTGIMHHRFLDYGGWAGPLAGRTRGTLVSMEPGVIVAFALANLAERATLFVTPGDRVYEGMLVGENSRPGDMDVNPTREKKLTNMRSKSSDENIQLEPPRELTLEGALEYIEEDELIEVTPQAIRLRKRFLAANDRKKLSREAKRERALL, from the coding sequence ATGCAAAAACCGCAGGACATACGGAATATCGCCATCATCGCGCACGTTGATCATGGCAAGACGACCCTCGTAGACAAGATGCTCCGGCAGGCCGGAGCTTTTCGCGACAATCAGATCGTGATCGACCGCGTCATGGACTCGAATCCTCTCGAGCGTGAGCGCGGCATCACTATTCTGGCCAAGAACACATCCATCCGCTGGCACGGCACGAAGATCAACATCATTGACACGCCGGGTCACTCGGATTTCGGCGGTGAAGTGGAGCGAACGCTGCGAATGGTCAACGGCGTGCTGCTCGTCGTGGACGCGTTCGACGGTCCGATGCCGCAGACGCGATTCGTGCTTCGTAAGGCGCTCGCGCTGGGGCGCACGCCCATCGTGGTGATCAACAAGATAGATCGTCCCGGCGCCGATCCGATGCGTGTGCACGACGAGGTGCTCGATCTCTTCATTGAGCTCGAGGCCGACGAGGCGCAGCTCGACGCGCCCGTGGTCTACGCGTCAGCGCGTGAAGGCGTGGCGACGATGGATCTCGATCAGCCGCCCAAAGATCTGACTCCGCTGTTCCAGGCGATCGTGGATCACGTTCCGCCGCCGCCGACCGATTCGGCTGGCCCGTTCCAGATGCTCATCTCCACAATTGATCATTCACCGTACCTCGGACGGCTCGGGATCGGCCGGATCGAGCGCGGTCGCGTGAAACTTGGACAGTCCGTGGCGCTCCTTCCGCTCGACACCGGAATGAAAGTGGAGCAGGCCAAGGTCACGAAGTTGTTTGGCTACGAAGGTCTCGAGCGCGTCGAGCTCGACGAGGCGACAGCGGGCGAGATAGTCGCTCTGGCGGGCCTCGAGGGCGTCGAGATCGGCCTCACCGTCGCCGACATCGAGAATCCCGAGCGCCTCGAGGGTATCTCCGTCGAGGAGCCGACGATATCCGTCGACTTCCTCGTCAACAACTCTCCCTTCGCCGGCAGGGCAGGGAAGTTCGTGACGTCGCGGCAGCTTCGTGAGCGCCTTTTCAGGGAGCTCGAGCGGAACGTTGCGCTGAGAGTGGAGGATACTGATTCCACGGACACGTGGACGGTGTCGGGCCGGGGCGAGCTGCACCTCACGATTCTTATGGAGACGATGCGGCGCGAAGGTTACGAGTTTCAGGTTTCGCGCCCGCGCGTCATTACGAGGGAAGGGCCGCACGGCGAGCGGCTCGAGCCGTACGAGGAGCTGGCGATAGATGTGCCCGAGGAATTCCTCGGCGCGGTGATCGAGAAGCTCGGCCCCCGCCGCGCGGAAATGATCGAGATGAAGAATCCCGGGCAGGGGATGGTACGTCTTCTTTACAGGATTCCCGCTCGCGGATTGTTCGGTTATCGGTCAGAGTTCATGACGGATACGCGCGGCACGGGAATCATGCACCACCGCTTTCTGGACTACGGGGGCTGGGCTGGGCCGCTGGCGGGACGGACTCGCGGAACGCTCGTGTCCATGGAGCCGGGTGTGATTGTTGCGTTTGCTCTCGCGAACCTGGCCGAGCGGGCGACGCTGTTCGTCACTCCGGGAGACAGGGTGTACGAGGGAATGCTGGTCGGCGAGAATTCGCGTCCGGGCGACATGGACGTGAATCCGACCAGGGAGAAGAAGCTGACCAACATGCGCAGCAAGTCGAGCGACGAGAACATTCAGCTCGAGCCGCCCAGGGAATTGACGTTGGAAGGCGCATTGGAGTATATCGAGGAGGACGAGCTGATCGAAGTGACTCCGCAGGCCATCCGTCTGCGGAAGCGCTTCCTCGCCGCGAACGACCGAAAGAAGCTGTCGCGCGAAGCGAAACGCGAGCGGGCGCTTCTCTAA
- a CDS encoding cation diffusion facilitator family transporter, with protein sequence MNNHSSAGGHSHGHAHDQAPGHAHGGGPHSRAAHASVRSLRLALGLTAVLLVVEVAGGILSNSIALLADAGHMLTDVAALALSLFVAWFSRQPGTAQKSYGYLRWEILAAFLNGAALLLISAAIVIESVVRFRDPEPIAGGLMLVVAAAGLLVNVISAVVLHPASQSSMNVRGAYLHVLGDLLASVGTVMAAILVHYTGWLQADPIASILTTALIIRGAWGLVRESVDILLEGAPAHIDLVAVRTQLEAIPGIESVHDLHVWSVTPRMVAMSAHAIVRDPTAQQHVLEHVHDAMGLFGISHVTVQLERSEMAEREAHLHA encoded by the coding sequence GTGAATAACCACTCCAGCGCGGGCGGCCATTCGCACGGCCATGCCCACGACCAAGCTCCCGGCCACGCCCACGGCGGCGGGCCCCACAGCCGCGCGGCGCACGCGTCGGTCCGGAGCCTTCGGCTGGCGCTGGGGCTCACCGCGGTGCTCCTCGTGGTCGAGGTGGCCGGCGGGATCCTGTCGAACTCCATCGCCCTGCTCGCCGACGCCGGGCACATGCTTACCGACGTCGCCGCGCTGGCGCTGTCGCTGTTCGTGGCCTGGTTCAGCCGGCAACCCGGTACGGCGCAGAAGAGCTACGGATACCTGCGATGGGAGATTCTGGCCGCTTTTCTGAACGGCGCAGCTCTGCTCCTCATATCGGCGGCGATCGTGATCGAGTCGGTGGTGCGGTTTCGCGACCCCGAGCCGATCGCCGGAGGGTTGATGCTCGTCGTTGCCGCCGCCGGCCTCCTCGTGAACGTGATCTCCGCAGTGGTGCTGCACCCCGCCTCGCAGTCGAGCATGAACGTTCGCGGGGCCTATCTCCACGTCCTCGGCGATCTCCTCGCGTCGGTGGGGACCGTGATGGCGGCAATTCTCGTCCACTATACCGGATGGCTCCAGGCCGACCCGATCGCCTCGATTCTGACCACCGCGCTGATCATCCGCGGTGCGTGGGGGCTGGTCAGGGAATCGGTGGATATCCTGCTCGAAGGGGCGCCGGCGCACATTGATCTCGTTGCGGTGCGGACCCAACTGGAGGCCATTCCGGGGATCGAGTCGGTGCACGACCTCCACGTCTGGTCGGTGACGCCAAGAATGGTGGCAATGAGCGCTCATGCGATCGTGCGTGATCCGACCGCCCAGCAGCACGTTCTCGAGCACGTCCACGATGCGATGGGACTTTTCGGAATCAGTCATGTGACCGTCCAGCTCGAGCGGAGCGAAATGGCCGAGAGGGAAGCCCACCTCCACGCGTGA
- a CDS encoding 4-hydroxythreonine-4-phosphate dehydrogenase PdxA has protein sequence MNPRIAVTTGDPRGIGPEIIVKALADSRVGGRSDLVLVGPTGIGVDVDESIGEWPGSGDAALAGRLSGLAIERAVELAMSGKVQGIVTAPIDKSALLAGGFDYPGHTEMLAELTGSRVAMMLASVRGTRGEGSNPLRVVLATTHLPLRDVVPALSEDLIAGIADITRSSLRAWFGIAEPRIALCAVNPHAGDGGRFGREDDEILAPAARRAGIEGPFPADTVFVRAMRGAFDAVIAPYHDVGMTAIKVASFGEAVNITLGLPFPRTSPDHGTAADIAGRNLADPSSFIEALLLCRRLAALALPRDGRRPNEGPPPEYQSSGPPSPSP, from the coding sequence GTGAATCCACGCATCGCCGTAACCACCGGCGACCCCCGCGGAATCGGGCCGGAGATTATCGTCAAGGCGCTCGCAGACTCAAGGGTTGGCGGGCGCTCTGACTTGGTGCTCGTCGGTCCAACCGGAATCGGCGTGGACGTGGACGAAAGCATTGGCGAATGGCCTGGCTCCGGAGACGCCGCGCTCGCTGGCCGCTTGAGCGGCCTCGCAATCGAAAGAGCGGTCGAGCTCGCGATGAGCGGGAAAGTGCAGGGCATCGTCACCGCGCCGATCGACAAATCTGCCCTGCTCGCGGGTGGATTCGATTATCCCGGTCATACTGAGATGCTCGCCGAGCTTACGGGGTCGCGTGTGGCGATGATGCTTGCCTCGGTGCGCGGCACGCGAGGCGAAGGATCGAACCCGCTTCGTGTCGTGCTCGCGACGACGCATCTGCCGCTCAGGGACGTCGTTCCCGCGTTGAGCGAAGACCTCATTGCCGGGATTGCGGACATCACGCGGTCGTCGTTGCGCGCCTGGTTCGGTATCGCCGAGCCGCGAATCGCGCTGTGTGCGGTGAATCCGCACGCCGGCGACGGAGGACGGTTCGGCAGGGAAGACGATGAGATTCTCGCTCCTGCGGCCCGCCGCGCGGGAATCGAAGGTCCATTTCCCGCGGATACCGTATTCGTGCGGGCAATGCGAGGCGCATTCGACGCCGTCATCGCTCCGTATCACGACGTCGGAATGACGGCGATAAAGGTCGCGTCGTTCGGAGAGGCGGTGAACATCACGCTTGGGCTGCCCTTTCCGCGCACCTCACCCGATCATGGTACGGCGGCGGACATTGCCGGCCGCAACCTCGCCGACCCGTCGAGTTTTATTGAGGCGCTGCTTCTATGCCGGCGGCTTGCGGCTCTCGCTCTGCCGCGCGACGGTCGCCGGCCGAATGAAGGTCCACCGCCAGAGTATCAATCTTCCGGCCCTCCATCGCCTTCACCGTAA
- a CDS encoding peptidylprolyl isomerase, with protein MRKGLLLSIVAALPVALAAQAPSPGRGASAPLPASIPVDRVVAVVGNQVILWSDVMNSINQQRASGLQLPPDSAGQAALAREALNALVDEEILVQKAHLLKIDVTPDEVNRSVDDQAKRVRGQFQTEDEYKAELKSAGFGTPEEYRRTLYEQFYRRALQQRAFEELRKTAVARNVSDAEIQEAFEKNKASLQAAPATVTFRQVVVAPKPSAEAKNQAKAKADSLLVEIRKGGDFEQIAKRESMDPASKPQGGDLGWNRRGAMVPQFERVMFSLSPGQISPVVETVFGYHIIRVDRVQAAEVKARHILISPVIDSADIAAARSEAETVAAQLRAGAAFDSIIAKHHDPAEEKGILQPFVRDSLPVSYSAAIAGKKAGDVAGPFELASPRGGSKWAVVQLVTVNEAGEYDEAEVKERIRSQLVAERATRTLLDQLRRQTYVALRL; from the coding sequence ATGCGTAAAGGATTACTGCTTTCGATCGTTGCGGCTCTGCCCGTTGCACTGGCGGCGCAGGCGCCATCGCCCGGCCGTGGCGCGTCCGCTCCGCTGCCCGCTTCCATTCCGGTGGACCGCGTGGTCGCCGTAGTCGGCAATCAGGTGATTCTGTGGAGCGACGTGATGAACTCCATCAACCAGCAGCGCGCGTCCGGGCTTCAGCTGCCGCCCGATTCGGCGGGACAGGCCGCGCTCGCCAGAGAGGCGCTCAACGCGCTGGTGGATGAAGAGATCCTCGTCCAGAAGGCGCACCTGCTCAAGATTGACGTCACACCGGACGAGGTAAACCGGAGCGTGGACGATCAGGCCAAGCGCGTTCGCGGCCAGTTCCAGACCGAGGACGAGTATAAGGCGGAGCTGAAGAGCGCCGGGTTCGGCACTCCTGAAGAGTACCGCCGTACACTGTACGAGCAGTTCTATCGCCGTGCGCTGCAGCAGCGCGCTTTCGAGGAGCTGCGCAAGACCGCGGTGGCTCGCAACGTGAGCGACGCCGAGATCCAGGAGGCGTTCGAGAAGAACAAGGCGAGTCTCCAGGCGGCGCCCGCGACGGTGACCTTCCGTCAGGTCGTCGTCGCTCCGAAGCCGTCGGCAGAAGCGAAGAACCAAGCGAAGGCGAAAGCCGATTCGCTGCTCGTCGAGATAAGGAAGGGCGGTGACTTCGAGCAGATCGCCAAGCGTGAGTCAATGGATCCGGCGTCGAAGCCTCAGGGCGGCGATCTCGGCTGGAACAGGCGCGGGGCGATGGTGCCGCAGTTCGAGCGCGTGATGTTCTCGCTGAGCCCGGGGCAGATCAGTCCGGTCGTCGAGACGGTGTTCGGATACCACATCATCCGCGTGGACCGCGTGCAGGCCGCCGAGGTGAAGGCACGTCACATCCTCATCAGTCCGGTGATCGATTCCGCCGACATCGCCGCCGCGCGCAGTGAAGCGGAGACCGTTGCCGCGCAGCTTCGCGCCGGCGCGGCATTCGATTCGATCATCGCGAAGCACCACGATCCGGCGGAAGAAAAAGGAATTCTCCAGCCCTTCGTCCGTGACTCGCTGCCAGTTTCGTATTCCGCAGCCATCGCGGGGAAAAAGGCGGGCGACGTCGCCGGACCGTTCGAGCTCGCCAGTCCGCGCGGTGGCTCGAAGTGGGCCGTCGTTCAGCTCGTCACGGTGAACGAAGCGGGGGAGTACGACGAGGCCGAGGTGAAGGAGCGCATCCGTTCGCAACTCGTCGCCGAGCGCGCGACACGGACGCTGCTCGACCAGCTTCGCCGGCAGACCTACGTCGCGCTTCGATTGTAG
- a CDS encoding peptidylprolyl isomerase, which translates to MKKIVIAAVGAALVFTGCDSLRDAMSAHVDVVAKAADQELTINRLANLMGKSKAPLRKDVATAITDAWVNYQLVGEAAVNNDSLKDNKKIDEAMWAIIANVKAKKWYDLVSKTWKAPDSASAEASYNSNSMLAASHILLLTQDTTPAAKAAVKKKIDAIRAQVTSANFADMARKNSQDPQSAVQGGSLGVFPRGAMVKEFDEAAAALKPGEISPVIQTQYGYHIIRRPTFAEIKDRFLQTMQQGGMQAAESTYLAGLETSSRLEAKPGTAATVRAVVENPNGHRSDNTVLATSTIGKFTAADLSRWMETFPPQAGVAERVKSAPDSMLPVFVKNFVRNELVLHAADSAKLGPDAAQLAEVRKLFTTSVTNAWTALDLDPVKLATAAKSTGDRARLAAQRVEEYINKLLAQQAQYVDVTQPVQNVLRDKYDYTINSGTIDQVLLEAAKVRLATDSTARTGQPASVVPVPNKDTAKKK; encoded by the coding sequence ATGAAAAAAATCGTCATTGCAGCCGTTGGCGCGGCTCTCGTGTTCACTGGCTGTGATTCGCTTCGCGATGCGATGTCCGCTCATGTAGACGTCGTCGCCAAGGCCGCCGATCAGGAGCTCACGATCAACCGGCTCGCCAACCTCATGGGCAAATCGAAGGCGCCCCTGCGGAAGGATGTCGCCACCGCGATCACCGATGCGTGGGTCAACTATCAGCTCGTGGGCGAGGCAGCGGTCAACAACGATTCGCTCAAGGACAACAAGAAGATCGACGAGGCGATGTGGGCCATCATCGCCAACGTGAAGGCGAAGAAGTGGTACGACCTCGTGTCGAAGACGTGGAAGGCGCCCGACAGCGCGTCCGCCGAGGCGAGCTACAACAGCAACAGCATGCTTGCCGCGAGCCACATCCTGCTGCTGACGCAGGACACCACGCCAGCCGCAAAGGCCGCGGTCAAGAAGAAGATTGACGCCATCCGCGCTCAGGTGACGTCGGCGAACTTCGCCGATATGGCTCGCAAGAACAGCCAGGACCCGCAGTCTGCCGTTCAGGGCGGATCGCTCGGCGTCTTCCCGCGTGGCGCGATGGTGAAGGAGTTCGACGAAGCGGCAGCGGCACTCAAGCCCGGCGAGATCTCGCCCGTCATCCAGACGCAGTACGGCTATCACATCATCCGCCGCCCGACGTTCGCCGAGATCAAGGACCGCTTCCTCCAAACCATGCAGCAGGGTGGCATGCAGGCAGCCGAGAGCACGTATCTCGCCGGCCTCGAGACGTCGTCCAGGCTGGAAGCGAAACCCGGAACCGCCGCGACGGTCCGCGCAGTCGTGGAGAATCCGAACGGACATCGCAGCGACAACACTGTCCTCGCGACTTCCACCATCGGCAAGTTCACCGCCGCCGATCTCTCCCGCTGGATGGAGACCTTCCCCCCGCAGGCCGGGGTCGCCGAGCGCGTGAAGTCGGCGCCCGACTCGATGCTGCCCGTGTTCGTCAAGAACTTCGTGCGCAATGAGCTCGTGCTGCACGCCGCCGACAGCGCCAAGCTCGGACCGGATGCGGCGCAGCTCGCCGAAGTCAGGAAGCTCTTCACGACGTCGGTCACCAATGCATGGACCGCGCTCGATCTCGATCCGGTCAAGCTCGCCACCGCGGCGAAGTCCACCGGCGACCGTGCCAGGCTCGCCGCGCAGCGCGTCGAGGAGTACATCAACAAGCTGCTCGCTCAGCAGGCGCAGTACGTGGACGTTACGCAGCCCGTGCAGAACGTCCTTCGCGACAAGTACGACTACACCATCAATTCCGGGACAATTGATCAGGTCCTGCTCGAGGCCGCGAAGGTCCGGCTGGCGACCGATTCGACCGCAAGGACAGGGCAACCGGCCTCGGTGGTTCCGGTGCCGAACAAGGACACAGCGAAGAAAAAGTGA